In Acidianus brierleyi, one genomic interval encodes:
- a CDS encoding circularly permuted type 2 ATP-grasp protein, with the protein MIKPRKITESKFFFEYDEPYYSNLLEIIDKIPDFFKYVELINEVAYREGFTFYTQDYYRSIKVDPIPRILQAQEFREISRGLKNRALAINKFLYAVYHGENTPVAEDFITSSPYFRPEMMNFDPPKGIYVYIFGEDLVKVNGFPLILEDNVRIPSGMTYAVKASELFERFLGEMMQINRQRQDGLELLKKTLHYASDTRDPVIAILSDGTLNSAYFEHRFYSDKLDFLLIEPSDLIIKDGEVLAKTLDGEIHIDVIYRRIEDLDILTPGLMKAYLRGWVNLVNAPGTGIADDKITFCYMPQIMDYFGIKEGVKQPFSVPLGASKEEIINKLENMVLKRREGYGGSGTYVMKDMRDEEKRKVLKEVLSYPEEFMAQELLNFDTVLSAINDNFYETYADLRFFVFIDSTSNTILSRVAPLGSRITNNSSGGMVKPVWVV; encoded by the coding sequence GTGATAAAACCAAGAAAAATTACGGAAAGTAAGTTTTTCTTTGAATATGACGAGCCTTATTATTCAAATTTACTTGAAATTATTGATAAAATTCCTGATTTCTTCAAATACGTAGAGTTAATAAATGAAGTAGCTTATAGAGAAGGATTTACGTTCTATACGCAAGACTATTATAGATCAATAAAAGTTGATCCTATTCCACGAATATTACAAGCTCAAGAATTTAGAGAAATATCTAGGGGATTAAAAAATAGGGCTCTTGCAATAAATAAATTTCTATACGCAGTCTATCATGGTGAAAACACTCCAGTAGCTGAAGATTTCATAACATCTTCTCCTTATTTTAGGCCTGAAATGATGAATTTTGATCCTCCAAAAGGAATATATGTATATATTTTCGGCGAGGATTTAGTAAAAGTTAATGGATTTCCATTAATATTGGAAGATAATGTAAGAATACCTTCTGGAATGACTTACGCAGTTAAGGCTTCTGAACTTTTTGAAAGATTTTTGGGTGAGATGATGCAAATAAATAGGCAAAGACAGGATGGATTAGAATTATTAAAGAAGACTCTCCACTATGCTTCAGACACGAGAGATCCAGTAATTGCTATACTAAGTGATGGAACTTTAAATTCAGCTTATTTTGAGCATAGATTTTATTCTGATAAGTTAGATTTTCTCCTTATAGAACCTTCTGATCTTATAATAAAAGACGGAGAAGTTTTAGCTAAAACTTTAGACGGGGAAATACATATAGATGTAATATATAGAAGAATAGAAGATCTTGATATTTTAACGCCTGGATTAATGAAGGCCTATCTGAGAGGATGGGTAAATTTAGTAAATGCGCCAGGTACAGGGATAGCAGACGATAAGATAACTTTCTGTTACATGCCCCAAATAATGGATTATTTTGGAATAAAAGAAGGAGTAAAGCAACCTTTTTCCGTTCCTTTGGGAGCGTCTAAAGAAGAAATAATAAATAAGCTTGAAAATATGGTATTAAAAAGAAGAGAAGGTTATGGTGGATCAGGAACATATGTAATGAAAGATATGAGAGATGAAGAAAAGAGAAAAGTTTTGAAAGAAGTTTTAAGTTATCCAGAAGAATTTATGGCTCAGGAATTACTAAATTTTGATACAGTTTTATCGGCTATAAATGATAATTTTTATGAAACCTATGCAGATCTAAGATTTTTTGTATTCATAGATTCTACATCAAATACTATTTTAAGTAGAGTAGCTCCTCTAGGTAGTAGGATAACTAATAATTCGTCAGGAGGCATGGTGAAGCCTGTATGGGTGGTGTAA
- a CDS encoding alpha-E domain-containing protein, which yields MIKSTAYKVYWTGRYLERIENIARFGVYLANNGISIQEMNNILGVKDAFLYISNEFQLLREDIRGFGDEAVMNALSSLETTIYAKRDNLSKYFADILNTIIYLENMVEENLKPQFVSIMPKKQEEIGSQEKIKKS from the coding sequence TTGATTAAAAGTACTGCGTATAAAGTTTATTGGACAGGAAGATATTTAGAAAGAATAGAAAATATTGCTAGGTTTGGCGTGTATTTAGCTAATAATGGTATTTCTATTCAAGAGATGAATAATATTCTAGGAGTCAAAGATGCGTTCTTATATATTTCTAATGAATTTCAATTATTACGAGAAGATATTAGAGGATTTGGAGACGAAGCTGTTATGAATGCTTTATCTTCATTAGAAACTACTATTTATGCTAAGAGAGATAATTTAAGCAAATATTTTGCTGATATTTTAAATACTATCATATATCTGGAAAATATGGTAGAAGAAAATCTAAAACCTCAGTTCGTTTCTATTATGCCTAAAAAACAAGAAGAAATAGGTTCTCAAGAGAAAATAAAAAAGAGCTAA
- a CDS encoding transglutaminase family protein yields the protein MGGVTYGVFYQAKYEYEDVVMLNDNTLKIVPYDGDNQHVIEEKLDTEPKGYSVKFKDNFGNTVYRVKILDPHNAMVITSKSVVEVYPKKFEDCEIPCSEDYVFTRSSSLIDIDYFKNIATELLKSHKTLDDFVRSTIDLVRGKIKYKEGVTNVYTKAHESFSLGYGVCQDFTQITIGILRAAGIPARYVMGLVDDNPNTTHAWVEFKSRDGWIPVDPTRNKFYDLSYVKFAIGRDYNDASPIVGSFVSRGRGWLKQSIVEVKKID from the coding sequence ATGGGTGGTGTAACTTATGGAGTATTTTACCAGGCAAAATACGAATACGAGGATGTTGTAATGCTTAATGATAATACACTAAAGATAGTTCCATATGATGGAGATAATCAGCATGTAATCGAAGAAAAATTGGATACAGAACCTAAAGGGTATAGTGTAAAATTTAAGGATAATTTTGGAAATACTGTATATAGAGTAAAGATTTTGGATCCTCATAACGCAATGGTCATTACAAGTAAAAGTGTAGTGGAAGTCTACCCTAAAAAATTTGAAGATTGTGAAATTCCATGTTCTGAAGATTATGTTTTTACAAGGTCTTCAAGCTTAATAGATATAGACTACTTTAAGAATATAGCTACTGAACTACTAAAGAGCCATAAAACTTTAGATGATTTTGTTAGATCAACAATAGATCTGGTTAGAGGTAAAATAAAATATAAGGAGGGAGTAACTAATGTCTATACTAAGGCTCATGAAAGTTTTTCTTTAGGTTATGGCGTTTGTCAAGATTTTACACAAATAACTATAGGTATATTAAGAGCAGCAGGAATACCAGCAAGATATGTAATGGGTTTAGTAGATGATAATCCTAATACTACGCACGCATGGGTAGAATTTAAATCTAGGGATGGATGGATTCCAGTAGATCCTACAAGGAATAAATTTTATGATTTGTCCTACGTTAAATTCGCAATAGGAAGAGACTATAATGATGCTTCACCTATTGTCGGCTCATTCGTAAGTAGGGGAAGGGGATGGTTAAAACAATCTATTGTAGAGGTGAAAAAAATTGATTAA